The genomic stretch CGCTCATCCCGACGGGCGTCTGGCGTTGTGTCATCAAGGCCACCCGGCCATGGCCACTGCGGGCCTTGGCGATGTGCTGGCCGGTCTGGTCGGTGCGTTGCTGGCTCAGGGCATGAATGCGTTCGACGCGACGTGCCTGGCGGTCTGGCTGCACGCCAACGCCGGGGCGCAACAAGGTAAATTCGGCCGTGGGCTGGCGGCCAGTGATCTGATTCCAGTCATTCGTCAGTTGTTGGAGGAGCATGCACCGTGTCTGAAGTAACCCTGTACCTGGCCGATGAACAGGCGATGAGCGACTTTGGCGCACGGATCGCCCGCGTGACCGGGGGGCATGGCCTGATCTTCCTCGAAGGCAACCTCGGCATGGGTAAAACCACGCTGTCGCGGGGCATCATTCGCGGGCTGGGGCACGTCGGCGCGGTGAAAAGCCCGACCTTCACGCTGGTCGAGCCCTACGAAATCGGTGACATCCGCGCCTTCCACTTCGATCTGTATCGTCTGGTCGATCCGGAAGAGCTGGAGTTTCTCGGCATTCGCGACTATTTCGAAGACGACGCCCTGTGCCTGATCGAGTGGCCCGATAAAGGTGCAGGCTTTTTGCCAAAGCCTGACCTGACCATTACCATTAGCCCGCAAGACAGCGGGCGTTCGCTGACTATTTTGTCCCAGGGCTCGCGTGGCGAGGCCTGGTGTGCCGCTTTGGCATTGGAAACCAATTAAATGATGGGGTTAGGTATGCGCTTTCGCGCGTTGGTGGCTGCCGCTGGACTGATGTTGATGGCAGTAACCGTCAACGCTGTGGCCGACACGAAGGTCAACAGCGTGCGCCTGTGGCGGGCGCCGGACAACACGCGTCTGGTGTTCGACCTGACCGGTCCGGTGCAGCACAGCGTTTTCACCCTGACGTCGCCGGACCGTCTGGTCATCGACATCAATGGCGCCACCCTCGGCGCGCCGTTGAAAGTCTCCACCGCCAATACGCCGATCACTGCGATGCGTTCGGCCCAGCGTACGCCGACCGACCTGCGGGTGGTCATCGACCTGAAAAAAGCCGTCACTCCGAAGAGTTTCTCGCTGGCGCCAAACGCGCAGTATGGCAACCGTCTGGTGGTCGACTTGTTCGATAACCCGGCCGATGCCGCGCCGCCGCCACCCACACCTGCGCCGACACCGACAGTTGCGACCGTTCCGGCCGTGCCGGTCACCCCGACAGAACCGGCGATCAAACTGCCTCCGGCCCCGGCCGGCAAGCGCGACATCATTGTGGTGATCGACGCCGGCCACGGTGGCGAAGACCCGGGTGCGTCCGGCTCGCGCGGTCAGCGCGAGAAAGACGTGGTGCTGCAGATCGCCCGTGAGTTGCAGCGTCAGGTCAACGGCATGAAAGGCTTCCGCGCCGAACTGACCCGTACCGGCGACTACTTCATCCCGCTGCGTGGCCGTACCGAAATCGCCCGCAAGAAAGGCGCCGATCTGTTCGTCTCGATCCATGCCGACGCCGCGCCGTCTGCGGCGGCCTTCGGTGCTTCGGTGTTTGCCTTGTCCGACCGTGGCGCCACCTCGGAAACCGCCCGCTGGCTGGCAGACAGTGAAAACCGTTCTGACTTGATCGGTGGTGCCGGCAACGTCAGCCTCGACGACAAGGACCGGATGCTTGCCGGCGTACTGCTCGACCTGTCGATGACCGCCTCGCTGACCTCCAGTCTCAACGTCGGCCAGAAAGTCCTGACCAACATCGGTCGCGTCACGCCGTTGCACAAGCAACGCGTTGAGCAGGCCGGGTTCATGGTGCTGAAGTCGCCGGACATTCCGTCGATCCTGGTGGAAACCGGCTTTATCTCCAACGCCAACGAAGCGAACAAACTCTCGGCCTCGAGCCACCAGCAGGCGCTGGCGCGTTCGATCAGCAGCGGTGTGCGCCAGTTCTTCCAGCAGAACCCGCCACCGGGCACTTACATTGCCTGGCTGCGTGATTCGGGCAAGATCGCTCAGGGCCCGCGTGATCACCGCGTCAGCCCCGGCGAAACCCTGGCGATGATTGCCGTGCGTTATCAGGTGTCGCCAGCCACTTTGCGCAGTGCCAATAACCTCAGCAGCGATGAGCTGAAGGTCGGTCAGCACCTGACCATTCCTGGTACCGAACTGGCGTCCAAAGAATGAATCAGGTTCTGAACGCGGCCCGCATCGAACTGCTCAGTCCACGGCTGGCGAACCAGATCGCCGCTGGTGAGGTGGTTGAGCGCCCGGCCTCGGTGATCAAGGAATTGCTGGAAAACAGCCTCGACTCCGGCGCCAGGCGCATCGACGTCGATGTCGAGCAGGGCGGCGTCAAGCTGCTGCGGGTGCGTGACGATGGTAGCGGCATTTCTGCCGATGACCTGCCGTTGGCGCTGGCCCGTCACGCCACCAGCAAGATCCGCAACCTTGAAGACCTCGAACAGGTGATGAGCCTG from Pseudomonas allokribbensis encodes the following:
- the tsaE gene encoding tRNA (adenosine(37)-N6)-threonylcarbamoyltransferase complex ATPase subunit type 1 TsaE, with the protein product MSEVTLYLADEQAMSDFGARIARVTGGHGLIFLEGNLGMGKTTLSRGIIRGLGHVGAVKSPTFTLVEPYEIGDIRAFHFDLYRLVDPEELEFLGIRDYFEDDALCLIEWPDKGAGFLPKPDLTITISPQDSGRSLTILSQGSRGEAWCAALALETN
- a CDS encoding N-acetylmuramoyl-L-alanine amidase, with the translated sequence MLMAVTVNAVADTKVNSVRLWRAPDNTRLVFDLTGPVQHSVFTLTSPDRLVIDINGATLGAPLKVSTANTPITAMRSAQRTPTDLRVVIDLKKAVTPKSFSLAPNAQYGNRLVVDLFDNPADAAPPPPTPAPTPTVATVPAVPVTPTEPAIKLPPAPAGKRDIIVVIDAGHGGEDPGASGSRGQREKDVVLQIARELQRQVNGMKGFRAELTRTGDYFIPLRGRTEIARKKGADLFVSIHADAAPSAAAFGASVFALSDRGATSETARWLADSENRSDLIGGAGNVSLDDKDRMLAGVLLDLSMTASLTSSLNVGQKVLTNIGRVTPLHKQRVEQAGFMVLKSPDIPSILVETGFISNANEANKLSASSHQQALARSISSGVRQFFQQNPPPGTYIAWLRDSGKIAQGPRDHRVSPGETLAMIAVRYQVSPATLRSANNLSSDELKVGQHLTIPGTELASKE